A genomic region of Planococcus kocurii contains the following coding sequences:
- a CDS encoding class I SAM-dependent methyltransferase — translation MKTIVTTAYRPTSSALAWANRVSAELEILQVPRNKRSIDRMQEDEQADLLVCLKERLEFYPMGKTEPFFFHPNSAAFRTKRPLEQDPLIEVAGLVPGDSFLDCTLGLASDSIVASQRVGQRGRVVGCESHPVLAYVVAQGLQQYSNMPHLEEAMRRIEVVSCQAVSFLQTLPADSIDVIYMDPMFTEEITEASNFTPLRGTADRGQLTVQWVAEAKRVARKTVVLKAHFRSQDFERFGFIRRMRPNTKFHYGVISIEPESKQ, via the coding sequence CTGCATTGGCATGGGCAAATCGCGTTTCAGCAGAACTGGAAATTTTACAAGTTCCGCGCAATAAGCGTTCCATTGACCGGATGCAAGAAGATGAACAAGCTGATTTGTTGGTGTGCTTAAAAGAACGACTTGAGTTTTACCCAATGGGTAAAACCGAGCCGTTCTTTTTTCATCCGAACTCAGCAGCTTTTCGAACAAAAAGACCTCTTGAACAAGATCCGCTGATTGAAGTGGCAGGTTTAGTTCCAGGCGACTCATTTTTAGATTGTACATTAGGGTTAGCATCTGACTCAATTGTGGCATCACAGCGTGTTGGTCAAAGAGGACGAGTGGTGGGCTGTGAAAGCCATCCAGTGCTCGCTTACGTGGTGGCGCAAGGGTTGCAGCAATATAGCAACATGCCACATTTAGAAGAGGCGATGAGGCGTATTGAGGTAGTGTCATGCCAAGCAGTTTCATTTTTGCAAACTTTGCCTGCAGATTCGATAGATGTAATTTACATGGATCCGATGTTTACAGAAGAAATAACAGAAGCTTCAAATTTTACGCCACTCAGAGGAACTGCTGACCGAGGGCAATTAACAGTGCAGTGGGTAGCTGAGGCAAAGCGTGTAGCACGAAAAACTGTCGTTTTAAAAGCACATTTTCGTTCTCAGGATTTCGAACGTTTTGGATTTATTAGGCGCATGCGGCCCAATACCAAGTTCCACTATGGTGTCATTTCAATTGAACCAGAGAGTAAACAATAA
- a CDS encoding glutaredoxin family protein: protein MSNQVTVYSTDTCPHCIMMKKLLAASDVPYTKVNVQRDQAPCADKRPNGCLDLIQTVPRN, encoded by the coding sequence ATGTCAAACCAAGTAACAGTTTATTCAACGGATACCTGCCCACATTGCATCATGATGAAAAAACTTCTAGCGGCAAGTGATGTCCCTTATACGAAAGTAAACGTACAGCGAGACCAAGCGCCTTGTGCAGACAAACGACCAAATGGGTGCTTGGATTTGATCCAAACCGTGCCACGGAATTAG
- a CDS encoding rhodanese-like domain-containing protein — protein sequence MKVISTQELQTLLELGKQVNIIDVREASEVAGGKIPGAVNMPLGLLEFKMNELDKSEEYYVNCQAGGRSGSACKFLDYQGYKVINVEGGMNAWAGDIERIDD from the coding sequence GTGAAAGTGATTTCGACGCAAGAATTGCAAACATTACTAGAACTAGGCAAACAAGTGAATATAATCGACGTGCGTGAAGCGTCAGAAGTAGCCGGTGGGAAAATTCCTGGAGCTGTCAATATGCCTTTAGGATTATTGGAATTTAAGATGAATGAATTGGACAAATCAGAAGAATACTATGTTAATTGCCAAGCTGGCGGACGTAGCGGTTCGGCATGTAAATTCTTAGACTATCAGGGCTATAAAGTGATAAATGTCGAAGGTGGCATGAACGCATGGGCAGGTGACATCGAGCGGATTGATGATTGA
- a CDS encoding YpjP family protein — protein sequence MKNWWQKSLMITVAVLTLGAISPNHLIWESLLDEKGQPKSHAAESDNKQYIYDWVDPSEFYDTGDSFIHSVYQSAEEQSYLKFGSRIGPVIGDQFQTMILPNIQRAIDVHLATLDTGKLKKLAISEKPSGDYAEKIFHVYNTETNKDEIRFHVRTENKPQLGYSFNFHYHLAEDDFQKHITLGDIYWSKNTPPKWLS from the coding sequence ATGAAAAATTGGTGGCAAAAGTCGCTGATGATTACTGTTGCCGTTTTAACATTGGGAGCAATCTCTCCGAACCATTTAATCTGGGAGTCGCTTCTAGACGAAAAAGGTCAACCGAAATCACATGCAGCGGAAAGTGATAACAAACAATATATCTACGATTGGGTCGACCCCAGTGAGTTCTACGACACCGGTGACTCTTTTATCCATTCTGTGTATCAATCTGCAGAAGAGCAATCGTATTTGAAATTTGGTTCGCGAATTGGACCTGTTATTGGAGACCAGTTCCAAACCATGATTTTGCCAAACATTCAACGAGCGATTGATGTCCATTTGGCAACCCTAGATACCGGCAAATTAAAAAAATTAGCCATTTCTGAAAAGCCATCTGGTGATTATGCTGAAAAAATCTTCCATGTATATAACACTGAAACCAACAAAGACGAAATCCGTTTCCACGTTAGGACGGAGAACAAACCACAGCTAGGCTATTCTTTTAATTTTCACTATCATTTAGCTGAAGATGATTTCCAAAAGCATATTACGCTAGGAGACATCTACTGGTCTAAAAATACACCGCCGAAATGGCTTTCTTAA
- a CDS encoding thymidylate synthase: protein MKQYLDLCEHILHNGATKEDRTGTGTLSVFGHQMRFDLTEGFPLMTTKKTAFRLIVSELLWFLKGDTNIRSLLQDNNHIWDEWAFAQWVASDEYAGPDMSDFGRRAQTDPEFAEVYKIEMQSFQRKVIESPEFAEKYGDLGPVYGKQWRSWATTEGGTIDQLKNVIESIKKNPDSRRHLVTAWNPEFIDDMALPPCHIMFQFYVADGKLSCQLYQRSADVFLGVPFNIASYALLTQLIARECNLKVGDFVHTTGDTHLYSNHLSQVQEQLARQPKPLPTLKINEEVKSIFDLKLEDITIEGYDPHPRIKAPVAV, encoded by the coding sequence ATGAAGCAATATTTAGACTTATGCGAACACATTCTACATAACGGAGCAACAAAAGAAGATCGGACCGGTACAGGTACTTTGAGTGTCTTTGGCCATCAAATGCGATTCGATTTAACGGAAGGGTTCCCTTTAATGACAACAAAAAAAACGGCGTTCCGCTTGATTGTCTCGGAACTTCTTTGGTTTCTTAAAGGTGATACCAATATCCGATCTTTATTGCAAGATAATAATCACATCTGGGATGAGTGGGCGTTTGCACAGTGGGTAGCAAGCGACGAATACGCGGGACCTGACATGTCTGATTTCGGTCGCCGTGCACAAACAGATCCGGAATTTGCGGAAGTATATAAGATTGAGATGCAAAGCTTTCAGCGCAAGGTAATTGAAAGTCCAGAGTTTGCTGAAAAATACGGAGACCTCGGTCCCGTTTATGGCAAGCAATGGCGTTCATGGGCGACAACAGAAGGTGGTACCATCGACCAATTGAAAAATGTCATTGAATCGATTAAAAAAAATCCGGATTCCAGACGTCACTTAGTGACCGCGTGGAATCCGGAATTTATTGATGACATGGCTTTACCACCATGCCACATTATGTTTCAATTTTATGTAGCGGATGGCAAATTGTCGTGCCAACTTTATCAACGCAGTGCAGATGTCTTTCTAGGCGTGCCTTTTAATATCGCATCTTACGCGCTATTAACACAGCTAATTGCCAGAGAATGTAACTTAAAAGTCGGTGATTTTGTTCACACAACAGGCGATACACATTTATACTCAAATCACCTGTCTCAAGTGCAAGAACAATTAGCTAGACAACCAAAACCACTGCCAACCTTAAAAATTAACGAGGAAGTCAAATCAATTTTCGACTTGAAACTAGAAGACATTACGATCGAAGGCTACGATCCACATCCTCGGATTAAAGCGCCTGTTGCAGTTTAA
- a CDS encoding dihydrofolate reductase, translated as MISLMVAHDPNRVIGKDNELPWHIPADLAYFKKQTIGKGIVMGRNTYESIGRPLPKRRNIVVTRNDDYQADGVDVVHNVQDAIKLATEFHEEVMIIGGEQIFESILPDADRLYITLVHQAFDGDTYFPEYGREWKLVSESEQQISNEVPFSYLVYERRRKKTANV; from the coding sequence ATGATTTCATTAATGGTCGCGCATGATCCGAACCGAGTTATCGGAAAAGATAACGAACTGCCTTGGCATATTCCAGCGGACTTGGCATATTTTAAAAAACAGACAATCGGAAAAGGGATTGTTATGGGCCGTAATACGTATGAATCTATTGGGCGACCGCTTCCGAAGCGCCGCAATATTGTAGTTACGCGCAACGATGATTATCAGGCAGATGGAGTAGATGTCGTTCATAATGTGCAAGATGCTATAAAGTTAGCGACAGAATTTCATGAAGAAGTAATGATTATCGGTGGAGAACAGATTTTTGAATCAATTTTACCAGATGCTGACCGTCTTTACATAACACTGGTTCATCAAGCTTTTGATGGTGATACGTATTTCCCGGAATATGGACGTGAGTGGAAACTCGTTTCTGAATCTGAGCAGCAAATTTCAAATGAAGTGCCTTTTTCGTACTTGGTATACGAAAGACGGCGAAAGAAAACGGCCAATGTTTAA
- a CDS encoding lysophospholipid acyltransferase family protein, with the protein MKCLFRTWYTKDGERKRPMFNTIRTFSFLFGYLPISAVNLKKNIKQKSTLSVKEYDQLIHTEPQKWAAGIMKRTKSTVTIAGLDKLPDGPVLFVSNHEGNFDIPTLLSTIPKPFGFISKKEVNKFPIIPMYMKEMNCVFLDRTDRRSALKSITDTIEKLKEGHSILIFPEGTRSKGQSMGEFKAGFMRIAKDADVPILPVAIHGTSDIMEKNNNKVKAATVTVQLLDPVSVDVLKDMKPKEAIAVIHTQIEEAVSAMSAEKQRNNDN; encoded by the coding sequence ATGAAGTGCCTTTTTCGTACTTGGTATACGAAAGACGGCGAAAGAAAACGGCCAATGTTTAATACCATTCGCACGTTCTCTTTTTTATTTGGTTATTTACCGATTAGCGCTGTGAATTTGAAAAAAAATATCAAGCAAAAATCAACATTAAGCGTAAAAGAGTACGACCAGCTGATTCATACAGAACCTCAAAAATGGGCAGCCGGTATTATGAAACGGACAAAAAGCACCGTTACGATTGCAGGACTGGATAAATTACCTGATGGACCGGTATTGTTTGTCAGCAATCATGAAGGGAATTTCGATATCCCAACATTGCTTTCGACCATTCCGAAGCCTTTTGGTTTTATTTCCAAAAAAGAAGTAAATAAATTCCCGATTATTCCGATGTATATGAAAGAAATGAATTGTGTCTTTTTAGACCGCACAGATCGTCGGAGTGCATTGAAATCCATTACTGACACTATAGAAAAATTAAAAGAAGGTCATTCGATTTTGATTTTTCCGGAAGGCACAAGAAGTAAAGGTCAAAGTATGGGTGAATTTAAAGCAGGATTTATGCGTATTGCAAAAGATGCAGATGTCCCTATTTTACCGGTTGCGATTCACGGAACTTCAGACATAATGGAAAAAAACAACAATAAAGTAAAGGCAGCTACGGTCACCGTACAACTTTTGGATCCTGTTTCTGTTGATGTTCTTAAGGACATGAAGCCAAAAGAAGCAATTGCGGTGATCCATACGCAAATTGAAGAAGCTGTTTCTGCTATGTCTGCGGAAAAACAAAGAAATAATGACAACTAA